The DNA segment AGAGGAATGGAGTATCTTCACTCACAAGGTGTTATCCACAGAGACCTGAAGTCCAACAATTTGCTTTTGAATGACGAAATGAGGGTTAAAGTTGCAGACTTTGGGACTTCTTGTCTTGAGACGCAATGCAGAGAGGCCAAGGGTAATATGGGAACGTATCGATGGATGGCTCCAGAGATGATCAAAGAGAAGCCTTACACTAGAAAAGTTGACGTTTATAG comes from the Camelina sativa cultivar DH55 unplaced genomic scaffold, Cs unpScaffold05576, whole genome shotgun sequence genome and includes:
- the LOC109131811 gene encoding serine/threonine-protein kinase HT1-like: GMEYLHSQGVIHRDLKSNNLLLNDEMRVKVADFGTSCLETQCREAKGNMGTYRWMAPEMIKEKPYTRKVDVYSFGIVLWELTTALLPFQGMTPVQAAFAVAEKNERPPLPASCQPALAHLIKRCWSENPSKRPDFSNIVAVL